In the Colletotrichum lupini chromosome 1, complete sequence genome, one interval contains:
- a CDS encoding RNase3 domain-containing protein — protein sequence MSKRSSSGMLPPSKRRHAESEAIDLLLDHGDDLIKCLQALTRAKTRSSIHREDLQKIRQLSKVLLPSFEQLASEGKTEALESGEIDENEGKNASHEKGQSPLTPRQSPVVSGPPIPSFILVKPWTPADIPKTMPPLPKITNPVLELAAFTHVGVAKHKSDLSYDRLEWLGDAYVELISSSLIFQTFGGMSTGQCSQIRELLIRNANLGEYSTHYGLFERANLPSEFKPRGTQPAVAKPHEIKKVRGDLFEAYVAAVVLSDPINGLTRVAEWLRTLWASTIKDQIRSVAKTPGLQTVKELGATVTEESSLPPKVLLSQAIGANGITIRYEDLLNANKKDKYNKKLALFSVGVYLDGWGEKNKLLGTGSDLNKKEAGQKAAQVALNNKKLLKVYQDKKKAFLAALGEK from the exons ATGAGCAAGCGCTCGAGTTCAGGGATGCTACCACCGAGCAAGCGAAGGCATGCCGAAAGCGAGGCAATAGACTTGCTTCTCGATCACGGCGATGACCTCATCAAATGTCTCCAGGCACTGACCCGGGCCAAGACAAGATCTTCTATCCATCGCGAAGACTTGCAAAAAATCCGGCAGCTTAGCAAGGTGTTGTTGCCATCTTTTGAGCAGTTGGCTAGTGAAGGAAAAACAGAAGCCCTCGAAAGCGGTGAGATTGACGAGAATGAG GGGAAGAATGCATCCCACGAGAAGGGCCAATCCCCATTGACACCGAGGCAAAGCCCAGTGGTCTCAGGACCGCCAATACCGTCTTTCATCTTGGTCAAGCCATGGACGCCAGCCGATATTCCGAAGACAATGCCGCCTCTGCCAAAAATCACGAATCCTGTCCTAGAGTTGGCGGCCTTCACCCATGTTGGCGTGGCCAAGCACAAATCAGATTTGAGTTATGACCGCCTTGAGTGGCTTGGAGACGCCTATGTCGAACTGATCTCATCTTCCCTCATTTTCCAAACTTTCGGAGGGATGTCAACGGGCCAGTGCTCGCAGATCCGAGAGCTTCTGATTCGTAATGCCAACCTGGGAGAATACTCAACACACTACGGACTGTTCGAAAGAGCGAATCTGCCGTCCGAGTTCAAGCCCAGAGGTACCCAGCCGGCTGTGGCAAAACCACATGAAATCAAAAAGGTTCGCGGTGATTTGTTTGAAGCATACGTCGCTGCTGTGGTTCTTTCCGACCCCATCAACGGTCTCACTCGAGTTGCAGAGTGGCTCAGGACACTATGGGCATCGACTATCAAGGACCAGATCAGGTCGGTTGCTAAGACGCCCGGGTTGCAGACAGTCAAGGAACTTGGCGCGACGGTGACAGAAGAGTCTAGTCTGCCTCCGAAGGTCCTTCTCAGTCAGGCTATTGGTGCGAACGGCATCACCATCCGCTACGAAGACTTACTCAATGCGAACAAGAAAGACAAGTACAACAAGAAGCTGGCCCTCTTCAGCGTCGGAGTGTACCTTGACGGATGGGGCGAGAAAAATAAGCTCCTTGGAACCGGTAGCGACTTGAATAAGAAGGAGGCGGGCCAAAAGGCAGCGCAAGTGGCGCTTAACAATAAGAAATTGTTGAAGGTGTATCAGGATAAGAAGAAGGCTTTCCTGGCAGCTCTTGGGGAGAAATAG
- a CDS encoding acyl CoA binding protein, which yields MEGDVDGVMERPTSASGMPADELQREKDKWDAWNLQKGLSRTEAKRRYIEALIETMHKYATTPDAKELVSELEFVWNQIKNNSPSSTDSSPKGTGYTGELRQFQPPLTGSEGPLKVLSPMSEDDAAERNSDGRIGYDDDDEGGALVPSSNWSRSVERALEKLSAEVAALREQITTGREWKSKKSRSFPAWLRWFTWVIMKHLAIDMVLLAFILLWMRKRKDRRLEDLVRAGVKLMRESRHCDFYLRCGQESDWHSDFDNSDGLVGKMQATSDQSTRLGKAGASADYTMEEEEDIPQAVPALAMFVPLEESLFDPYDAPRTEIERIKLCQENLEKHTAAVEQNLVFVYEREHKRILQVAKQEEAEKGFIETPAGLMQGEEALIMESVHAPIPPGADYNDRHLSTYKPPETPQVMPPRPSALQWSLYNAGQAVGQLHGYHNHAQELKEPYQEMLNAALKASSADQGQGDEPARS from the exons ATGGAGGGGGATGTCGATGGCGTCATGGAGCGGCCGACCTCGGCTTCCGGCATGCCAGCCGACGAGCTTCAACGCGAGAAAGACAAGTGGGATGCATGGAACCTCCAGAAAGGTCTGAGCCGGACGGAGGCGAAGAGGAGATATATCGAGGCATTGATCGAGACGATGCACAAATACGCGACAACACC AGACGCAAAAGAACTAGTCTCGGAACTCGAGTTCGTATGGAATCAGATCAAGAACAATAGCCCCAGCTCGACCGACTCCTCACCGAAAGGCACAGGTTACACCGGTGAATTACGACAGTTCCAGCCACCCCTGACCGGATCCGAAGGCCCCCTGAAGGTTCTCAGCCCCATGAGCGAGGACGATGCGGCAGAAAGGAACTCAGATGGAAGGATAGGTTacgacgatgatgacgaAGGGGGCGCGCTCGTGCCTAGCAGTAACTGGTCCCGCAGCGTGGAGCGCGCACTCGAGAAGCTGTCCGCCGAGGTCGCGGCATTACGAGAGCAAATAACAACAGGCAGAGAGTGGAAGTCCAAAAAGTCACGAAGCTTCCCAGCCTGGCTACGATGGTTTACATGGGTTATCATGAAACATCTAGCCATCGATATGGTGCTGCTAGCCTTCATCCTACTGTGGATGCGCAAGCGGAAGGACCGGCGACTGGAAGACTTGGTCCGGGCAGGGGTGAAATTGATGCGGGA GTCGCGACACTGCGATTTCTACCTGAGATGCGGTCAAGAATCAGACTGGCACTCGGATTTCGATAATAGCGACGGACTCGTGGGCAAGATGCAAGCCACAAGTGATCAGTCGACGAGACTTGGAAAGGCAGGGGCGTCTGCTGATTATAccatggaggaggaggaggatatCCCACAAGCCGTGCCGGCTCTGGCGATGTTCGTTCCTTTAGAAGAGAGCCTCTTCGATCCCTACGACGCTCCGCGTACCGAGATTGAGCGCATCAAGCTCTGCCAAGAGAATCTCGAAAAACACACAGCCGCCGTCGAGCAGAACCTTGTCTTTGTTTATGAGAGAGAGCACAAGCGAATCTTACAGGTTGCGAAACAAGAAGAAGCGGAAAAGGGCTTCATTGAGACGCCCGCGGGCCTCATGCAAGGCGAGGAAGCTCTCATCATGGAGTCAGTCCACGCCCCGATACCGCCCGGCGCCGATTATAACGACCGGCACTTGTCCACGTACAAGCCTCCCGAGACTCCGCAAGTGATGCCTCCTAGGCCATCAGCACTTCAGTGGTCTCTTTACAATGCTGGCCAAGCCGTGGGTCAACTGCACGGATACCATAACCACGCCCAAGAGCTCAAAGAGCCCTATCAAGAGATGTTGAACGCTGCACTCAAGGCATCGTCTGCCGACCAAGGGCAGGGTGATGAGCCTGCTCGGAGCTAG